Part of the Drosophila kikkawai strain 14028-0561.14 chromosome 3L, DkikHiC1v2, whole genome shotgun sequence genome is shown below.
gccaaatggcacacggaaagtttccgAACGTTTCGCCTGCAAATTAAGTGAAGTGAATACTAaaacaggtcagggaaatccgaatccgaataaattttgcggaagtggaaacttGAACAGGCCTGTATATCTACCGATAGtttctatgacagctatatgatagaGTCGcgcaattttcataaaatgaaaaccgaaatttttaagtaataGAAAATGCTACTATCTTAAAGtatatgaaaatttattaaataacagCGACGttctaatttttataccctggACGGGTATAATTTTAGTCATACTATATAGTACATATTTTACTATACTATacagatttgattttttatttttgaggtgggttaactctttggtaaaccaggAGGCTTatttgatgtagacggacagtataacggaacacattcagtaaaaaatgaattcatagcactctaaacaagaaaggaagctaacttcggcacgccgaagtttgtatacccttgcagattggttttgaggtttatattatagatttaaatgctgaaaatgtAACGGCGCCATCTAGGAAGTATCAGCGCAGTTCCAATCTGGGTGCAGATGTCAGGGGCATGTGTCAGCGATCGGCTGCGACCCGAAGGAGGGTGAGAGCTAGGGAGAGGGATCTCGCGTTTTTGGCAGCAGAGCGAATAAGTTCGACTTCAAGAATAAAATTAACGAATAAAGTTCGAAAAAGTCACGCGAGTGGAAGCTGTTTTTTTTCCTACGCGTTGCCGCTGCCAAAACAAGaagaagttaaaaaaaaaagccttaGGAAGGAAAAGTGGTTTCCAGTTTTTAAGATCCCCAACAAGCTCAGCGCTGAGTCCCCCAGGGTGAGTTGTGGTAAAAGGAAATAATAGGgaaaaagtatattaaaattgaaaaaatctaTACAGGGCCCGGCGCTTAATAAAAGCCCAACTTTTTATCACCTTTTCGGCGAAGAAAGTGTACTCATTGGATGAAAAAGTAGCGGAGCCTAACCTAACCGCCTAAAACATAGCTACAGATCCCAACAACACCGCCAACGCAGCAGCACGCCGATAAAAGGGATTGGAGGAGCCCCTCAGCCCCTTGCCCCCGAATCTTCACTGttggtttcttttctttgGGTCGGAGCATAGCCAGCATAGTGAGGGAAGCATAGAAAtttgcagcaacaacaaaaaatagcgGGATGAGCGGCGACTAGCGGCGATTCTTTCTTTGTGgttgttcaaacatgaacacggttttagataagaagcatctgttagcgattaagtctcagcagcagagcacggcctagcacttgtatgtgcatatcgatctattaatacaaccgccacttgagcctatgtaacaagtaacccgaaatatgacctcctgcgagcggtctgggtttgtttaagatatgttctttcggggtgactgtttgcacccttatcgtacttaaaatatttctcacgatcgggaactgtccgatgcgtgggtctaaaactaagatctacaatgtacattctcatgttagctatataagctagggtttgaatggaataaaatcagtttcttacaaaaactcagcatatgaagacttctaatttatttggggttttcattttggtccttcgaccgcTCTGTAACTTTCCCCCTtgtggtaagaggttcagagttATAAATCAGcaccttaaaatattaaggctgcaaaaataattatctcttgtttccccccacccgtggtaaggaacagagtataaaataaaaacaaaaagacacaaaagagtcttttatgttttaaattgaaGCACCATTTAGGTTGCTGTAATACCATGGAAGAAATGGTAAGGCGTGCTGGAGCCAATAATATCAGTAGAAAATGTGcttaaagaaaaagtaaaaagtgcataaaattatgttatggtatttgaaatggccaacatataccatatatatgcaaaaggataaaaaaaagagtccttcttgttaaaaaaaaaaaagtggtcgaggaatcgacaaaattaaaaaataaatataacaaatatttattgtgggcgTTTTTTCGAGGCCTAAAACATCGAAAAGTCGCGGTAGTGAAAAAAAAGGACCTATCGtgacaaaattaatttaaaaaaaaaaacacaataataaaaaagttttttggtGGTCGTGAAAACGATAATTCAAAAGGTCAAAAAAGAgtcccttttgtttttaaacaaaaaataattttttccaactccattggttggttttttttaaaattaaaggacaATAAGAGtccttattaatatttttttccaactccattggttggtttttttgtaaatgccaGAAATGGCAACcagaaaataagaataaaacaattttctgGGGTCGAGAAATCGACTAAGATATTGTGTGGAAGTTACCCAGCCCTTGACGGagaaaaggagaaggagagacGACCtcacggcagcaactacaaataagtctgcaacaacaacgacggccgcAGCGACGATACAGAAACAGGCGGCATCAGGAAATCATCCTACAACAaacaacggcggcagcgacgacagcagcagcaaaaacaacaacatcaacactaaagacgacggcggcgcggcagaagcagcagctaagtcaacttaattaaaattcgtttttataataattttttgattttgtaaaaaaaaaaagaatttataaatattgcactaaaaaaaaaaaagaaagttcaatCAGCAGTTACTTAACGCAATATTCccccggcaggacctcacttcggAGGTATTTATAAAGCTGGAGTTAAAGTCATAAAGTCAGTTTCAATACcaattgtttaatataaaggaaattgttcaaaaataatagaaaatataaatacaagcggataaactaattttgatgaattaaaaattaaaagtttaaaagaaataaaattgtacatgtattaagccatgatacgGGCAGCGCCTAAAGAGGGATCCTCCCCTCAAGGCCCGGTATGATGCTGTCATCCAAGAGTACCTTGAATTAGGTCACATGGCGGAGGTTCCGTCGACTAGCAGTTCCGCCACATACTACCTTCCTCATCATGGGGTTCTAAAGCCCGAAAGCACCACCACTAAGGTCCGAGTGGTTTTTAATGCGTCGAGCCCCTCCGCAAACGGAACCAGCCTGAATGACATTCTATATGCGGGCCCGGTCTTACAATCCGACCGCACGATTCAAATCCTAAAGTGGAGGTACTTTAGGTTCGTCTTCAATGCCGACATCGAAAAGATGTATCGCCAAATTTGGGTAGATCCCCAGCATACTTCTTTCCAGCGCATCCTGTTCCGCAATTCCAATGGGGAACTCCGCGACTACGAGCTGAAGACGGTTACCTTCGGAGTCAATTGTGCCCCGTTCTTAGCGATCCGTGTCCTCCAGAAACTCGCCGACGACGAGGAGTCAAGGTATCCTCAGGCGAGTCATATTATCCGTCATTTTATGTACGTCGACGACGTTCTCGCAGGGGCAGACTCCAAAATCGAAGCGAAGGTGGCTATCCGTGAGCTCCAGGGTGCCCTGGGTTCGGCAGGGTTCCCACTGAGGAAATGGACGTCCAATAGCAAGGACATTCTGGCCAACATCCAAAGTGACCATCTCCTGCGCGCTGATTTCCTCGAGATCGACGCAGAGAGCACGGCTAAGACTCTCGGCGTACGCTGGAAAGCGACGTCTGATGAGTTCTTTTTCATTCCGCCCGAATTGACCGCGGGATCATCGTTCACGAAGCGACAGGTCCTATCCCAGATTGCCAAGTTATTTGATCCAGCGGGCTGGCTCGCCCCCTTCATCGTCCAGGCAAAAATGTTCATGCAGGAAATTTGGCTCCAAGATCTAGCGTGGGACGATGACCTCCCTCGATATTTCTGCCAGAGATGGGTTGACTTCCTGGGACACTACTCTGCTCTCGATCAGATCCGCATTCCCCGATGGGTCGCGTTCCGACCCCATTTGAAGATCGAGCATCATGGGTTCTGCGACGCCTCGCAGAAGGCGTATGGCGCCGCCATTTACGTCCGGGTGGAGGCTGGGGCCACTGTGATGGTGAATCTGCTAACGGCAAAAACGAGGGTTGCCCCAGTCAAAACGGTGTCGCTTCCGCGGCTCGAGTTATGCGGGGCATTGCTACTGTCCGAAATGGCCAGCGCCATTCTTCCAAAGATGCCCGGGCCTGCGTCCGCCCTGTACTGTTGGACTGACTCCACGATTGTGCTCGCTTGGTTGCATAGGCCGGCGTGTCACTGGACAACTTTCGTGGCCAATCGGGTGACCAAGATTACCCAATTCACTCAGGTCGAGAGATGGGCACATGTCCGCTCCGAACATAACCCGGCCGATCTTGCCAGCCGGGGGGTAGGGCTTCAAGACCTCGCAGACAGCCAGCTGTGGTGGCATGGTCCAGCCTGGCTGCAAAGGCCGCGCGGCGAGTGGCCCATCCAAGGCAATGATTCCCCCGTGACAGATCTCGAGAAGCGAGCTGTCAGAGTCCATGTGGCAAAAGCTCCCCCTGAAGACCTTCTTGACCGATTTTCGACACTCGACAAGGCGTTGCGAGTCTTCGCTTACGTTCATCGGTTTATTCAGCGCGCACGAAAGATCTTGTCTCCGGTTGAGGATCACCTGACAGCTTCAGAAATCGCGGCGGCTGAACGTCTCCTAATTTCCGTCACGCAACGCAGGCACTTCGTCCTTGAAATTGGCTGCTTGAGCCAAAAGCGGCCAGTGCCAGCATCCAGTCCGGTTCAGAACCTGAACCCGTTCCTTGACTCCCAAGGGCTCATGAGAGCATGCGGCCGGGTCACGTCCTCCGATCTGCTCCAATATGACGAACGGCATCCGGTCATCCTTCCGTACGACTGCCATCTGTCTCGACTCCTAGTCCGATTTACGCATCGCATAACGTTGCACGGTGGCAACTAGCTGATGATCCGCCTGATCCGTTCCAAATTCTGGATCCCAAGGGTGAGGAATTTGGTCAAGTCCGTCATCTATTCCTGCAAGATATGCGTCATCCACAAAAAGAAGTTGCAGACGCAACTCATGGGAGACTTACCGCAAGAACGGACAGCTTTTTTGCGCCCCTTCACATTTACTGGTGTGGACTATGCGGGTCCCTTCGACATAAAGAATTACACGGGTCGAGCTTGCCTCATCACAAAGGGGTATGTGTTGGTGTTCGTGTGCTTCTGCACTAAGGCCATTCATCTAGAGCCCACATCCGACCTTACGACTGAGAAGTTTCTCGCCGCTTTTGCCCGTTTTGTGTCCCGAAGAGGATGCCCCCGTCAGGTTCAGTCGGACAACGGGAAGACCTTCGTGGGTGCGGCTACCCTTCTCTCCCGAGACTTCCTACAAGCTGTCAAGGAGGCTGTGACTGGTGCTTACAGTCACCAGCAGCTGCTCTGGCAGTTCATTCCGCCGGGAGCCCCTCATATGGGAGGCTTGTGGGAGGCAGGCGTTAAAAGTTTCAAGACCCTGTTCTACAAGTCTACGGCCACGCGAAAATACACATTCGAAGAGCTGTCCACACTTCTAGCTAGGATCGAGGCATGCCTGAATTCGCGTCCGCTCGCGCCGATGTCCGAAGACCCCGCGGACCTGTTGGCACTGACTCCTGGGCACTTTCTGGTTGGGGGGCCCCTCCTCGCTGTGGTTGAACCCGAAATAAAGGAGGACGCCACGGCCATCATAAACCGCTGGCAACACCTGAAGGCGCTTAACCAGCAATTTCGTCTacgatggaaggaggagtacCTGAAGGAACTCCATAAGCGGAATAAGTGGCGAGCTCCGGCAAGGAATCTTCAGGTCGGGGACATGGTGGTTGTCAAGGAGGACAACCTTCCGTCCAATGAGTGGCGGTTAGGCAGGATTGACGCGGTATTTCCCGGAGCCGATGGCCATGTCCGTGTGGTCGACATCCGCACGGCGCGTGGACTCATTAAGCGTCCTATAGCGAAGCTCGTCCTTCTTCCGACGGAAGCTTCCGGCCTCAATGTTCTATGTCAATGTGCCGTTCCGTAGCTCCTGTTTGTGTCTCGACTTGCGAGTGCCTATTacttatttcgattttttatctCCGTCTCATTCCGCCAGTAATAGCAGCACGATGTCTCCACGTCCACGCAGCGCCATCGCCCTGGAGCGCAGAGGTTCGCGAGGTTCAAATTCCTACCGGTGCCGAGTCTGCAACAAGGTTCATCCGCTGAAGAAGTGTCGCCGTTTTCTGCGGCTGAGTGCCGAGAAGCGACTCCGGGCCGTCCTCGCCAACCGGTACTGCcccaactgcttggcccacgagCACTCTGACGGAGGGTGTCAGCGGGGAGATCGCTGTAAGACGTGCGGCCAGGACCACCACACATTGCTGCACCTCTCCGATGAGCCGCGGAGTCCGCGCCAGTCGCGTCAGGAGGCGCGACGGTCCCGGTCGCGGGGTTCTCCAGCTCCTAGGCCTTCGTCTACCGCTCTACGGCGTTCGGCAACCGTTCCGCAACCCGCATCCGCCGCTCCACGGCGGTCCTCAGCCGCTCCGCAACCCGCATCCGCCGCTCCACGGCGGTCCTCAGCCGCTCCGCGGCCCTCGTCCGCCGCTCCACGGCGTTCTTCAGCCGCTCCGAGGCCCTCGTCTGCCGCTCCACGGCGGTCTGCAGCCGATCCGCGCCCTTCGTCCGCCGCTCCCCGGCGTTCCTCAGCAGCTCAGCGGTCCTCGTCCGCCGCTCCACGACGTTCTGCACCCGCGCCGCAGCCTTCGTCCGGCGCTCCACGGCAGTCTACAGTGGCTCCTCGGCCCTCGCCTGCCGCTCCGAAGCAAGGTTCCGCCGGCCGCTTTGCGGCTGCGGCGCCGTCGCTGTCGTCGCTCCTGCAGCGGCACAGCGTCAACATCCTGCCGACTGCGCTGGTGCGCATCCAGACCGAGACGCAGACATTCGACACGGCGGCCCTCATTGACCCATGCACGCCTGTGAGCTGTATAGACGCGTCGCTGGCAGCGTGTTTCCGGCTGCCAACTACCAGCGTCGGTGAAGAGCAGATTTGTGCGGCTACCGTGAGGTCCAAGGCCGACAACGAGGTCCAACTCGACGTGGTCTTCAAGGTGGAGCCTCGCGTGCGCATCCGCACTCCCGTCCGGGAGCTGAGTGAGGCGGTGCGCGCCCACTTCCGGGACGTCATGCTAGCCGATGAGCGCTTCTACTTGCCAGCAACGATTTCCGTAGTCCTGGGCGCCCGGTGGCCCAGAGCACCGTCTTCGGCTGGGTCGTCTCCGGCGCGTGTCACCAGCCGTAATGTCCACGGCcctattgcaacccgagtgattgcaaggggggcggAATGTTTAGGTACGCGGCCCATTGCTCCACCGCTGCCGGCTGAGCTTTCCGCTCTCGCCTCTCgtgctctcccgcgctcgctctcccgcagcgctgcgcgctttcgcactctcgagcgcgggccaaACACTtggatcggccgctgccgctctctcgctctcgcttagcgaagTAAGCGGGCGGGAGCTGGCCGCTTGcttaagttttagtttttagtcttatgtatgcagcgaaataaagctgatcgactGCGTGTGAATTTCCCTACGACGCCCccgtttttttcttatttcgaCTTCGCACTACTTTGCTTGCGCCGCGGGAATTTTTCATCTTCCACAACTCCCCTTGCCTTGAAGGAAGGAAGCGCTGCcccaacattttggtccttcgagccggattctTTTTTGGACTCCGGATTATTTTCAACTTCGCccccagcagttctcggcgtttctctccaccaagataagtacgagcattccgtctccccccctctctgccgatcttcagcagtggtccgaacataaatttcgttcactctgctgcaagttttccgtgtcgactcaaAGTCCGAGTTTTTCCTGACACACCGGCAGTTGAGAAATTTCCAGTCCTCTGTTCTCGTcgtttcgtggaaattttctatccgcctccgctttgtgtgtgtcgccatattcctggtttttttttcgattctcgGTTCCTCCGTTGCTCcggtacacacacacacactcgcgcgCCAAATATCGGCATCTCCGCAAAAGTCAAAAGGcaagtgaaattgtgtggtgaagaaaaataaaggcataattaatattcgGCATCCGAAAAGTAATTGTTTCGGGAGTTCCCTGTTCGCCGAAcagttcgccgctgccgcgatattttttgttgtgtgcaattttttttctccacataATTTGTGCTATTCCGCCAatccaaatacagtccacttctcgaagcTCCACTGTGAAGCACAAGgcttacacatacacatatatttccatatgcatgcatgcccatacaatatacatatattttctgcctcctaCACAGGAACgaccaataaataaactataaaaaattcaaataaaataaattaaaataaaatatatatataaaccgcgacaaaacaacaaacgttTAGGACAAAACGGCAAATCAATTCACGGGTGCGATTacgactgtgttttttttccgCCTTTTCCAAATTAACCGCCAGCGCCTGTATTTTTATTGGGGTTGTTTTTTGCCGGCTGCAGAACCCAGTGCCCGTGTTCttccaaacaaaagccaaggttttaattccaccttttcggctccgtaataattttccgaattattaattagttatttgcggccaataatttttcgAATTCTTAGTGgattatttgcggccaataattttccgaattattaactaattatttgcggccaataattttgttttttttcgaattattggtggattaattcatttattgcgGGAAGAAACCAAACATTCGTGGGTCTCTGTTTAGTCCTGTTCTGAGCCGACCAAAGCCGGATACAACCTTCTCATCCGAGACATCTAAATACAGAAATTTTGTTCCTCGACATTCCGGTCCACgttcgttgttttatttatttttggtctaAGTCGGCGCCCGACGCCCTTACTCGAGTGATTTCCTCCTTCACGAGTTTTCGTCAATTCTTTtctcggtggtgcccgaggctctCAGAACCTGAGCCCGGCATTTAATTCTTGCATTCACCCGCGGCATCCACTAGCAGTGTGACCGTAAGCAAGCACATTGTCCTCCTCTCCGAGTACGGAGTTTTTTCTGGGATATTTTGTACTGCAGATCCTGCAGTTCCGCGGCTTCTGGCAGTTCCTAGTGCGCCCCGTTGCCAAAGTGATCCTAAGTTCCATTCCAAAACTTGTGTTCCGTCAcggtttcgaaccattgatttCGGGACTTGTACGTGGCCTGAGGCGACCAACTGATTCGCGACCCATTCGTCTGCAAGTATGCCCACGGGAGACGAGGAACAGACTCCTCTGATTCCGTCAATTACTCTGGAAAGGTCCCAGTCCGTATCTCCACGGCCTGATAAATTGAAGCCAAAGGCTGCCACTGCCATTCCAAAGGCAAAAAGTCAAGAGGCCGTCGACACTTCCCCCGGTACCTCATCCAGATTTACTCGGTCGGTAACCA
Proteins encoded:
- the LOC138928280 gene encoding uncharacterized protein; its protein translation is MSPRPRSAIALERRGSRGSNSYRCRVCNKVHPLKKCRRFLRLSAEKRLRAVLANRYCPNCLAHEHSDGGCQRGDRCKTCGQDHHTLLHLSDEPRSPRQSRQEARRSRSRGSPAPRPSSTALRRSATVPQPASAAPRRSSAAPQPASAAPRRSSAAPRPSSAAPRRSSAAPRPSSAAPRRSAADPRPSSAAPRRSSAAQRSSSAAPRRSAPAPQPSSGAPRQSTVAPRPSPAAPKQGSAGRFAAAAPSLSSLLQRHSVNILPTALVRIQTETQTFDTAALIDPCTPVSCIDASLAACFRLPTTSVGEEQICAATVRSKADNEVQLDVVFKVEPRVRIRTPVRELSEAVRAHFRDVMLADERFYLPATISVVLGARWPRAPSSAGSSPARVTSRNVHGPIATRVIARGAECLGTRPIAPPLPAELSALASRALPRSLSRSAARFRTLERGPNTWIGRCRSLALA